The DNA window ACCCTGTTCTCTGAAATGGGGTCAATGATCGGGCACAGAGCCCGCCGCTTGCGAAGAAGCGAGGATTCGCCGCAGGCGGATTCCTCTTTCCCAGCCGCAGATAATAAGCGCGCGGACCGGAAAGGGCACAGGTGAGCGATTGTCGCTAGCAAGCCGAACTCACTCCTGATTTTGTGCGCCCGGCGCGAAAACCGACCAGGGCCGAGGCGACGTAACACGGAGGAGCGACGGAGAGGATCCCAGCGTAGTCGGAGAGCTCGAAGTGGAGGATCTCGTACCCGGCTCCGGGGCCGAGGAGCCCTGCGATGACCGGGAGGATGTAGCGCTGGTCGCTCTTCAATACCTCCTGCGACATTTGGAACGCCTCCTCCAGCCGCCGTTCACCGAGCCCGCGTGCGAGGACCTCCTCCACTTCGCGACGGAAGTAGGCTTCCAACCCCTCCTTTTCCTGCGGCAATTGTGAAATCCGCTCTTCATCCCCGTATCCCGTCCCGTAGTGGACGAGATCGCCGGTGGTGACAACCGCTGTTTTTGGGCCGATGAACCCGGCCAGCTCCCGGGCGATCTCTTCTCCCACCCCGAACGAGCCGCTCTCCGGATCGCGGGTGACTCCGACGTAAACCGGGAGGACTCGCGGCGGAGGAAGCTCGCGTGCGCGGCAGTAGAAAGCAAGAAGGGAAAAGAAGGTATCGAGGGAGAACTCGTTTTTCAGGATTCCGGAATCGGGCCGAACCGCCTCCGTAAACTCAACCGGGGCGATCGTGAGAGAACCGAACGGGGTCGGGATGGAGCCCCCGCGGGGAATAAATGCTCCGGAAAGCTGGGAGAACGCCGCCCTTCGCTCCTCCAGGGGAGCGGCAGGATCGCGCAGCAGCTCCAACCGCTCGGCGTACGGGGCAGGAATGGCCGAGGTGTGGAGAACCCCGAGCGCGATTATCAGCTCTACCCCGGCGCGGTGGAGCGCGGCGATCACCCGCGCCTGAAGCGGGCCAGCGTAGGCGAGGGCGGTGTGGGGGAAGGAGAGGATCGCCCGGTCTGCGAGTGCGGCGTCGAGCTGCGGGTCGTCCTCCGCTTCGGCAAAATACCCCTCGATCAGCTCCCTGCCTTCCGGCCGCACCAGTTCAGCCCGATAGTAGGGCTTCCAGTTCAACTTGCTTCGTGCTCCTTCCAGATCCGATCGAGGATCCCGTTTATGAACACCGGTGCGTTCTCGGTCCCGTACTCCTTGGCGAGCTCGACTGCCTCGTCGATCGCCACCTCGGGCGGGACGTCGTCGGAGTGGAGGAGTTCGTACGCCCCGATGCGCAGGATGTTCCGGTCGATCAACGCGAGCCGGTCGAACCGCCACCCGACGGTATGCTCCCCGAGCAATGCATCGATGGAGGCACGCTCGGCCATGATCCCGTTGAACAGCTCCTCGATGTAGCCCCGCTCATCCCCGGGATCGACCTCCGCCAGCATTTCGGCCAGGGGGGTATCCACGAACTCGCGCTGGTACAGGGCGCGGAGGACGAACGCGCGCGCTTCGTGTCGGTTCATCCCGCCCCGAACAGCCGGTCGAAGAACGCGCGAATCCGCTTTGTCAGATCCTCACGCGACTCGAGGTACGCCCCGACGAAAAACCCGAGGGATCCGAAGGCAAGGAGGATGAGGAACACCTTCCAGCCGGCGAGGATGAGGATCAACCCGGCGACGAGCCCGACCCCGAGGCCGATCAGCCTACCCGGAACTCGCATCTCCGTCCTCCTCCGGGCTCGTCGCAGCAGCGGAGCGGATGCTCCGTACCAGCACGGATACGCGTCCCACCTCCACCCCGGTCCTCTCCTTGACCCGGGTGGCGAGGACCTCCTGAATCCTCCGGCTCACCTCGGCCACTTGCTGGTCAGCGGAGAGGGTTGTCTCCACCTTGATCTCGAGCCCGCCATCCATGTGGCCGAGTTGGACGCGGAATCGTTCGATCCCGATCTCTTGCCGCAGGATTATGCTCACCAGCTCCCGCAGCGCGCCGGCGGAGAGCTCGATCCTCCCCCAATCCCCCTCTTGGAGGAACCGCCCGCCGGTTCCGTAGGTCCGGTAGATCGAGCCGATGAGGTAGACCCCGATCGCAAGGAACAGCGCCCCGAACGTGAGCAGTGCCGCCTCTCCTTCTCCTGAGGTGATAAACGGGGTGATGCTCGAGACCGGGATCGCTCCGACCGGGATCAGGATCAACACCACCCCGGCAAAGGCAAGCCCGAGGACGAATATCGATTTGAGGAGGATGACGACCCCGGTCATTCCTCTTCCTCTTCCAGCGGGAGCGGGGCTTCCGGCTCGACGAGCCGCTGTACGTCCACGTCGACCGCGTTCACCTTAAGTCCGGTCATCTTCTCGATCTCCGCCTTCACCCGCGTCTGCACCTGCTTTGCCACCTTGTGGATCGGTCGGCCGTAGTAGATGGTGACCCGCACCGTTACCTTGACGTTGTCCCCTTCCACCTCGGTGTCGACGTAGCGCTTCATCCCCTCCCCGCGGCGGAACGCTCCGTCACCGGGGCGGAGGTTGGCGATCCCATCGACTTCGGAGACGGCGATCCCAGCGATCGCGGTGACGACGTCCTTGGAGATGCTCACCCGTCCCTTCTCTTGCTTCTCAGCCATCTTGCATCCTCCTTTACTCCGCCTCCGCGGCGTCTGCATGCGAAGGCGGGGGGACGATCTTCTTCACGTAGACATCTACCCCGACTACGTTCACCCCGGCAAGCTCGGTGATGTCGCTCTCCACCTTCGTCTGCACCCCCTGGGCCACTTCGTGCACCGGGTAGCCGTACTCGACGGCGATCCGTAGCTCGACGCGCACCCCTTCGTCCGTGAGCTCGGTGCGGATATTGGGAGAGAGGTCCTCCCCTCCGAATATCCCCCTGAACCCGCCGCTGGGAGATGTCTTGACGATCCCATCGACCTTCCCCGTAGCGATGCGGGCGATCGATGCGATCACTTCCTCGCCCATCGTGATCTTCCCGTCTTGATCGACTATCTCAATCTTACGTTCCGCCATGTTCCCTCCTTACACCCGCTCCACGTACCGGCCGGTGCGGGTGTCTACCTTCAGTATATCACCCTCCTTGACAAATAAGGGGACCTGAATCACCGCCCCGCTCTCCAGGGTTGCGGGCTTTTCTACGTTGGAAACCGTATCTCCACGCACTCCGGGCTCGGTGTGCACCACCTTCAACTCGACGAAATTGGGCAACTCGACCTTGATCAGCTCGTCGCCGCTGTAGTAGCCGGTCACGTTCGTCCCCTCCACGAGGAACTTGGAGTTCTCCCCGAGGACGTCGGCCGGGATCGGAAACTGATCGAACCGCTCGTTGTCCATAAAGATGTAGGAATCACCGTCGTGGTACAGGTACTGGAGCGGTCGCGATTCGAGGAAGACCGATTCGGTGTTCTCCGCTCCCTTGAACGTCGTCTGGATGACCCGCCCGGTCTTTAAGTGACGCAATTTCGTGCGGGCAACCGCCCCGCCCCGCCCGCGCTTGGAATGCTCGTACTCGATTATCTCGTACAGCTCACCGTCGTAGCGGATCACCATCCCCCGATGCATTTCGCTTACCGATAGACCCATCGTGCAACCACTCCCTTCATGTTCTTGTCTTTATTCTCCACTTTCCGGCCGCTCGTGCAAGAAACGCCTCCGGTATGCTATGATTCAGGAGGGTGATCGATGATGCGCGCCTTCTTCTGCCTTCCGAGCGATAAAGGGTTGAACCGCATCCTGCTCGGGATCTCGACCGCGCTGCGTGCCCGGATGAACGCGCGGGTGAGCTGGGTGCCGAAGGAGAACTTCCACGTCACGGTCCGGTTCCTCGGGGAGATCGAGCCGGAGTTGACGATCGAGCTGGAGAAGATGGCGCGGCGGATCGCAGCGGAGATCCCTCCGTTCGACATCCCGATCGACCGGTTGGGAGCATTCCCCAACCCGGGACGGGCGCGGGTGATCTGGGCCGGGGGAAAGGCGCCGGACCGGTTCACCGCCCTTGTCGCGCAGGTGAACAGCGGGCTTGCCGCGTTCGGGTTTCCCCCTGACCGCGAGGACTCGGTCGCCCACATCACCTTGGGGCGGGTGAAGGGGAGGCCCGATCCCGGGCTCCCGCAGGCGCTCGCGGATCTCGGGGCGGGGTTGAACCACTCCCTGCACGTCGATCGCCTCGTCCTGATGGAGAGCGTCCTCACCCAACGCGGCGCGGTCTACAACCCGCTCTTCTCCGTCTCGCTCACCGGGAGGTGATGGGATGTACCGGTTCGAGTACCTCGACCACACTGCCGACGTGGAGGTGCGCGGGATCGGGGATACAGTGGAGGAAGCGTTCTGCGCCGTCGCGGCCGGGATGTTCAACCTGATGATCGCGCTCGACCGGATCGCCCCCCGCGAGTCACTCAGACTGGAGGTATCCGCCCCGCGCCTCGAACTGCTGCTGGTGGAGTGGTTGGGGCGGCTCCTCGGGGAGAAGGAAGTCTCCGGCCTGATCTTCTCCCGCTTCTCCGTCGGGATCGAGGAGACGGGGGACGGATTCCGGCTGCGGGGAGAGGCGTGGGGGGAGCGGCTCGACCCGGCCCGCCACCGCCCCGAGCTGGAGGTGAAGGGGGTATCCTACGCCGGGCTGCGGGTTGAGGAACGGGATGGGCGCTGGATCGCCCAGTGCGTGCTCGATACCTAAAGGAGGGAGAGATGGCTGAAGGGTACGAGATCGAACGGGTGAGCGATGCCGAGTGGCTGATCCCCGCGACGGGCGAAATGCGCGTCCCGGGGAGGGTGTTCGTCGATCCGGAGATGATGGAGGACCTGCAGGGGGAGCTATCCGGGGAGTGGAGCGCCCTGCGCCAGGTGCGGAACGTCGCCACCCTCCCGGGGATCGTCGGGGCGGCGGTCGCCCTCCCTGACGTTCATCCCGGGTACGGGTTTCCGATCGGAGGTGTAGGGGCGTTCGACCCGGACGAGGGAGTGGTCGTGGTCGGAGGGGTGGGGTTTGACATCAACTGCGGGGTGCGGCTGATGCGGACACCGCTTTCCCGGGAGGAGGTGGAAGACCGCCGGGATGCCCTGGCCGACGACCTCTACCGCACCGTCCCCGCTGGCCTCGGCTCGACCGGGAAGCTCCGCTTGTCCCTCACCGAGATCGATCGCCTCCTCGCTGCCGGAGCGGAATACGTCATCTCCCATGGTTACGGCCTGGAGGCCGACCTGGAGTTCATCGAGGACGGGGGGAGGATCCCCGGTGCCGATCCGGGGGCGGTGAGCCGCCGCGCCAAGGAGCGCCAGTTCCGCCAGGTGGGGACCCTTGGGGCCGGAAACCACTACCTCGAGGTGCAGTACGTGGAGGAGGTGATGGACCCTGCCGCTGCCGCCGTGTACGGCCTGCGGGAGGGGCAGGTTGTGATCTCGATCCACACCGGCTCCCGTGCCCTCGGCCATCAGATCGGTCAGGATTACCTGAAGGAGATGGAGGCGGCAACCCGGAAGTACGGGATCAGCGTCCCGGAGCTGGAGCTCGTCTGCGCCCCGATCTCCAGCCCGGAGGGGAAGCGCTACCTGAGCGCTGTCGCCGCCGGAGCGAACTGCGCGTTCGCTAACCGGGAGGTGATTGGGCATCTGGTGCGGGAGTCGTTCACCCGCGTCTTCGGACTGGATCCGGAGGAGGTGAGCCTCGTCTACGACATCGGGCACAACAACGCCAAGTTCGAGCGTCATGTCGTGGACGGAGAGGTCCGCACCCTGCTCGTCCACCGCAAGGGGTCGACACGCGCGTTCGGCCCGGGGAGGGAGGAGTCCCCAGGACCGTACCGAGCCGTCGGGCACCCGACCCTGGTCGGGGGATCGATGGGGACCGCATCGTACGTGATGCGCGGGACCCCTGCCGGGATGGAGAAGGCGTTCGGGAGCGGAGTGCACGGGGCCGGGCGGGCGGTCTCCCGCCGGAAGGCGGCGAAGCGTTACTTCGGAAAAGAGATCGAACAGGAGCTGAGGAAGCAGGGGATCGTCCTGCGTGCCCACTCGATGCGCGGGGTCGCTGAGGAGGCGCCTGGAGCGTACAAGGACGTGGAACGAGTAGTCCGCGCTGCAGCAGCGGCAGGGATCAACCTCCCGGTGGCGCGGCTCCGCCCGCTGGTGGTGGTCAAGGGGTAGAAGGACGGTGCGCGAACGCGCGGGTGTTCTCCACGATCGCCCGCGCCAGCTTGCGCGGATCGTGCTTGACCGTCACCTTCCCCTCCAGGGTCGCGGTCCCGATAAGATCAGCACGGACGACTGAAAGCCCGTACTCGTTCTCCTCCTCCAGGTCGTCCGCCACCGGGGCGGCCCGCTCCGCCCGGTAGCCGGTGAGGATCTCCTCCGGCGGGAGGGCATTGTTCACCAGGATCCCGTCGAACGCCTGCACCGATACGTACTGGTCGAGGACACGCAGGTGGTCGCGGAGGGTGAACCCGTCCGTCTCCCCGGGCTGGGTCATCAGGTTCGCCACCAGGAACTTCTCCGCCGGGGCGCGCTCGATCTCGTCCGCGATCCCGTTCACGAGGAGGTTGGGGATGATGCTCGTGTACAGGCTTCCCGGGCCGAGGAGGATCAGGTCGGCGCGGGATATCGCCTCCAGGACACGGCCGTACGGGGGGACGTCCTCCTTGGACAACCTGATCTCCTCGATCCGGCGCGGATCGGAGCTGATCCGGCTCTCCCCCTCGACCCACTCCCCGTCCTCCATCCGCGCGACGAGGTGGCATTTCGTCAGGGTGGCGGGGAGGACCTCGCCGCGGATGGCGAGGATCTGGCTCATTGCCTCCACCGCCCGGTCGAACCCGCCGGTCGCCTGCTCCAGCCCGACGAGGAGGAGGTTCCCGAGGGAATGGCCGGCCAGTTCCCCTCCACCGCGGAACCGATGCTGGAGGAGTTCGGCCATCCGCGCCTCGTCAGCGGCGAGGGCGA is part of the Candidatus Bipolaricaulota bacterium genome and encodes:
- the nusB gene encoding transcription antitermination factor NusB, with translation MNRHEARAFVLRALYQREFVDTPLAEMLAEVDPGDERGYIEELFNGIMAERASIDALLGEHTVGWRFDRLALIDRNILRIGAYELLHSDDVPPEVAIDEAVELAKEYGTENAPVFINGILDRIWKEHEAS
- a CDS encoding Asp23/Gls24 family envelope stress response protein, which produces MAEKQEKGRVSISKDVVTAIAGIAVSEVDGIANLRPGDGAFRRGEGMKRYVDTEVEGDNVKVTVRVTIYYGRPIHKVAKQVQTRVKAEIEKMTGLKVNAVDVDVQRLVEPEAPLPLEEEEE
- a CDS encoding Asp23/Gls24 family envelope stress response protein; amino-acid sequence: MAERKIEIVDQDGKITMGEEVIASIARIATGKVDGIVKTSPSGGFRGIFGGEDLSPNIRTELTDEGVRVELRIAVEYGYPVHEVAQGVQTKVESDITELAGVNVVGVDVYVKKIVPPPSHADAAEAE
- the efp gene encoding elongation factor P, translated to MGLSVSEMHRGMVIRYDGELYEIIEYEHSKRGRGGAVARTKLRHLKTGRVIQTTFKGAENTESVFLESRPLQYLYHDGDSYIFMDNERFDQFPIPADVLGENSKFLVEGTNVTGYYSGDELIKVELPNFVELKVVHTEPGVRGDTVSNVEKPATLESGAVIQVPLFVKEGDILKVDTRTGRYVERV
- the thpR gene encoding RNA 2',3'-cyclic phosphodiesterase, which produces MMRAFFCLPSDKGLNRILLGISTALRARMNARVSWVPKENFHVTVRFLGEIEPELTIELEKMARRIAAEIPPFDIPIDRLGAFPNPGRARVIWAGGKAPDRFTALVAQVNSGLAAFGFPPDREDSVAHITLGRVKGRPDPGLPQALADLGAGLNHSLHVDRLVLMESVLTQRGAVYNPLFSVSLTGR
- a CDS encoding archease, which translates into the protein MYRFEYLDHTADVEVRGIGDTVEEAFCAVAAGMFNLMIALDRIAPRESLRLEVSAPRLELLLVEWLGRLLGEKEVSGLIFSRFSVGIEETGDGFRLRGEAWGERLDPARHRPELEVKGVSYAGLRVEERDGRWIAQCVLDT
- a CDS encoding RtcB family protein is translated as MAEGYEIERVSDAEWLIPATGEMRVPGRVFVDPEMMEDLQGELSGEWSALRQVRNVATLPGIVGAAVALPDVHPGYGFPIGGVGAFDPDEGVVVVGGVGFDINCGVRLMRTPLSREEVEDRRDALADDLYRTVPAGLGSTGKLRLSLTEIDRLLAAGAEYVISHGYGLEADLEFIEDGGRIPGADPGAVSRRAKERQFRQVGTLGAGNHYLEVQYVEEVMDPAAAAVYGLREGQVVISIHTGSRALGHQIGQDYLKEMEAATRKYGISVPELELVCAPISSPEGKRYLSAVAAGANCAFANREVIGHLVRESFTRVFGLDPEEVSLVYDIGHNNAKFERHVVDGEVRTLLVHRKGSTRAFGPGREESPGPYRAVGHPTLVGGSMGTASYVMRGTPAGMEKAFGSGVHGAGRAVSRRKAAKRYFGKEIEQELRKQGIVLRAHSMRGVAEEAPGAYKDVERVVRAAAAAGINLPVARLRPLVVVKG
- a CDS encoding YvcK family protein, which encodes MKPHGWLRWLYPGMRIKRWLALSGVSMGLFVLGLLEVIGAERIRRLYSLLPPAGAARAVIVGIAMGLGIFGFGLGLNRLVRSIAHGVAPGRREKPGDMIFRTRLLERGPRVVAIGGGTGLSTLLRGLKEETANITAVVTVMDDGGSSGRLRAELDVLPPGDVRNCIIALAADEARMAELLQHRFRGGGELAGHSLGNLLLVGLEQATGGFDRAVEAMSQILAIRGEVLPATLTKCHLVARMEDGEWVEGESRISSDPRRIEEIRLSKEDVPPYGRVLEAISRADLILLGPGSLYTSIIPNLLVNGIADEIERAPAEKFLVANLMTQPGETDGFTLRDHLRVLDQYVSVQAFDGILVNNALPPEEILTGYRAERAAPVADDLEEENEYGLSVVRADLIGTATLEGKVTVKHDPRKLARAIVENTRAFAHRPSTP